From Mus musculus strain C57BL/6J chromosome 17, GRCm38.p6 C57BL/6J, the proteins below share one genomic window:
- the Prss30 gene encoding serine protease 30 isoform X3, giving the protein MESRARCIFLLLLQILTRARGDILPSVCGHSRDAGKIVGGQDALEGQWPWQVSLWITEDGHICGGSLIHEVWVLTAAHCFRRSLNPSFYHVKVGGLTLSLLEPHSTLVAVRNIFVHPTYLWADASSGDIALVQLDTPLRPSQFTPVCLPAAQTPLTPGTVCWVTGWGATQERDMASVLQELAVPLLDSEDCEKMYHTQGSSLSGERIIQSDMLCAGYVEGQKDSCQGDSGGPLVCSINSSWTQVGITSWGIGCARPYRPGVYTRVPTYVDWIQRILAENHSDAYGYHSSASAAYQMLLPVLLAVALPGSL; this is encoded by the exons ATGGAGTCCCGGGCAAGGTgcatctttcttcttttgctgCAGATCCTGACAA GGGCACGTGGAGATATATTGCCCTCAG TATGTGGCCACTCCCGAGATGCTGGAAAGATCGTGGGTGGTCAAGATGCTTTGGAAGGACAATGGCCTTGGCAAGTCAGCCTGTGGATAACCGAGGATGGCCACATATGCGGGGGCTCCCTCATCCACGAGGTGTGGGTGCTCACGGCTGCCCACTGCTTCCGCAG GTCTCTGAACCCTAGCTTCTACCATGTGAAGGTTGGAGGGCTGACACTTTCCCTTCTGGAACCCCACTCAACTTTAGTGGCCGTGAGGAACATCTTCGTGCATCCCACCTACCTCTGGGCAGATGCGTCTAGCGGAGACATTGCCCTGGTGCAGCTGGATACTCCTCTGCGGCCCTCTCAGTTCACTCCTGTCTGCCTCCCAGCAGCCCAGACTCCTCTCACCCCTGGGACTGTCTGCTGGGTGACAGGCTGGGGAGCCACCCAGGAAAGAG ACATGGCAAGTGTCCTCCAGGAGTTAGCTGTGCCTCTCTTGGACTCAGAGGACTGTGAAAAGATGTACCACACCCAGGGGAGCAGCCTGTCAGGGGAGCGAATCATCCAGTCGGACATGCTCTGTGCAGGCTACGTAGAAGGCCAGAAGGACTCCTGCCAG gGTGACTCTGGAGGACCGCTCGTTTGTTCCATCAACAGTTCTTGGACCCAGGTCGGGATCACCAGCTGGGGTATTGGCTGCGCTCGGCCATACAGGCCTGGTGTCTACACTCGGGTGCCCACCTATGTGGACTGGATTCAAAGGATCCTGGCAGAGAACCACTCTGATGCCTATGGGTACCACTCCAGTGCCTCTGCAGCATACCAAATGCTGCTGCCAGTGTTGCTGGCCGTTGCCTTGCCAGGGTCCCTATGA
- the Prss30 gene encoding serine protease 30 isoform X2, producing MGNPPVVTSPKSYSQSQLQWLLSEGWALGSTPHPQWIVDGLTLRRSYAGFFYNGWARGDILPSVCGHSRDAGKIVGGQDALEGQWPWQVSLWITEDGHICGGSLIHEVWVLTAAHCFRRSLNPSFYHVKVGGLTLSLLEPHSTLVAVRNIFVHPTYLWADASSGDIALVQLDTPLRPSQFTPVCLPAAQTPLTPGTVCWVTGWGATQEREDCEKMYHTQGSSLSGERIIQSDMLCAGYVEGQKDSCQGDSGGPLVCSINSSWTQVGITSWGIGCARPYRPGVYTRVPTYVDWIQRILAENHSDAYGYHSSASAAYQMLLPVLLAVALPGSL from the exons ATGGGCAACCCACCGGTGGTCACATCCCCAAAAAGTTACTCTCAGTCACAACTGCAATGGCTCCTCAGTGAGGGGTGGGCCTTGGGATCCACTCCCCATCCACAGTGGATTGTTGACGGCCTGACCTTGCGCAGGTCTTATGCAGGCTTCTTCTATAACGGCT GGGCACGTGGAGATATATTGCCCTCAG TATGTGGCCACTCCCGAGATGCTGGAAAGATCGTGGGTGGTCAAGATGCTTTGGAAGGACAATGGCCTTGGCAAGTCAGCCTGTGGATAACCGAGGATGGCCACATATGCGGGGGCTCCCTCATCCACGAGGTGTGGGTGCTCACGGCTGCCCACTGCTTCCGCAG GTCTCTGAACCCTAGCTTCTACCATGTGAAGGTTGGAGGGCTGACACTTTCCCTTCTGGAACCCCACTCAACTTTAGTGGCCGTGAGGAACATCTTCGTGCATCCCACCTACCTCTGGGCAGATGCGTCTAGCGGAGACATTGCCCTGGTGCAGCTGGATACTCCTCTGCGGCCCTCTCAGTTCACTCCTGTCTGCCTCCCAGCAGCCCAGACTCCTCTCACCCCTGGGACTGTCTGCTGGGTGACAGGCTGGGGAGCCACCCAGGAAAGAG AGGACTGTGAAAAGATGTACCACACCCAGGGGAGCAGCCTGTCAGGGGAGCGAATCATCCAGTCGGACATGCTCTGTGCAGGCTACGTAGAAGGCCAGAAGGACTCCTGCCAG gGTGACTCTGGAGGACCGCTCGTTTGTTCCATCAACAGTTCTTGGACCCAGGTCGGGATCACCAGCTGGGGTATTGGCTGCGCTCGGCCATACAGGCCTGGTGTCTACACTCGGGTGCCCACCTATGTGGACTGGATTCAAAGGATCCTGGCAGAGAACCACTCTGATGCCTATGGGTACCACTCCAGTGCCTCTGCAGCATACCAAATGCTGCTGCCAGTGTTGCTGGCCGTTGCCTTGCCAGGGTCCCTATGA
- the Prss30 gene encoding serine protease 30 isoform X1, with amino-acid sequence MGNPPVVTSPKSYSQSQLQWLLSEGWALGSTPHPQWIVDGLTLRRSYAGFFYNGWARGDILPSVCGHSRDAGKIVGGQDALEGQWPWQVSLWITEDGHICGGSLIHEVWVLTAAHCFRRSLNPSFYHVKVGGLTLSLLEPHSTLVAVRNIFVHPTYLWADASSGDIALVQLDTPLRPSQFTPVCLPAAQTPLTPGTVCWVTGWGATQERDMASVLQELAVPLLDSEDCEKMYHTQGSSLSGERIIQSDMLCAGYVEGQKDSCQGDSGGPLVCSINSSWTQVGITSWGIGCARPYRPGVYTRVPTYVDWIQRILAENHSDAYGYHSSASAAYQMLLPVLLAVALPGSL; translated from the exons ATGGGCAACCCACCGGTGGTCACATCCCCAAAAAGTTACTCTCAGTCACAACTGCAATGGCTCCTCAGTGAGGGGTGGGCCTTGGGATCCACTCCCCATCCACAGTGGATTGTTGACGGCCTGACCTTGCGCAGGTCTTATGCAGGCTTCTTCTATAACGGCT GGGCACGTGGAGATATATTGCCCTCAG TATGTGGCCACTCCCGAGATGCTGGAAAGATCGTGGGTGGTCAAGATGCTTTGGAAGGACAATGGCCTTGGCAAGTCAGCCTGTGGATAACCGAGGATGGCCACATATGCGGGGGCTCCCTCATCCACGAGGTGTGGGTGCTCACGGCTGCCCACTGCTTCCGCAG GTCTCTGAACCCTAGCTTCTACCATGTGAAGGTTGGAGGGCTGACACTTTCCCTTCTGGAACCCCACTCAACTTTAGTGGCCGTGAGGAACATCTTCGTGCATCCCACCTACCTCTGGGCAGATGCGTCTAGCGGAGACATTGCCCTGGTGCAGCTGGATACTCCTCTGCGGCCCTCTCAGTTCACTCCTGTCTGCCTCCCAGCAGCCCAGACTCCTCTCACCCCTGGGACTGTCTGCTGGGTGACAGGCTGGGGAGCCACCCAGGAAAGAG ACATGGCAAGTGTCCTCCAGGAGTTAGCTGTGCCTCTCTTGGACTCAGAGGACTGTGAAAAGATGTACCACACCCAGGGGAGCAGCCTGTCAGGGGAGCGAATCATCCAGTCGGACATGCTCTGTGCAGGCTACGTAGAAGGCCAGAAGGACTCCTGCCAG gGTGACTCTGGAGGACCGCTCGTTTGTTCCATCAACAGTTCTTGGACCCAGGTCGGGATCACCAGCTGGGGTATTGGCTGCGCTCGGCCATACAGGCCTGGTGTCTACACTCGGGTGCCCACCTATGTGGACTGGATTCAAAGGATCCTGGCAGAGAACCACTCTGATGCCTATGGGTACCACTCCAGTGCCTCTGCAGCATACCAAATGCTGCTGCCAGTGTTGCTGGCCGTTGCCTTGCCAGGGTCCCTATGA
- the Prss30 gene encoding serine protease 30 isoform X4, producing MGNPPVVTSPKSYSQSQLQWLLSEGWALGSTPHPQWIVDGLTLRRSYAGFFYNGWARGDILPSVCGHSRDAGKIVGGQDALEGQWPWQVSLWITEDGHICGGSLIHEVWVLTAAHCFRRSLNPSFYHVKVGGLTLSLLEPHSTLVAVRNIFVHPTYLWADASSGDIALVQLDTPLRPSQFTPVCLPAAQTPLTPGTVCWVTGWGATQERGAHS from the exons ATGGGCAACCCACCGGTGGTCACATCCCCAAAAAGTTACTCTCAGTCACAACTGCAATGGCTCCTCAGTGAGGGGTGGGCCTTGGGATCCACTCCCCATCCACAGTGGATTGTTGACGGCCTGACCTTGCGCAGGTCTTATGCAGGCTTCTTCTATAACGGCT GGGCACGTGGAGATATATTGCCCTCAG TATGTGGCCACTCCCGAGATGCTGGAAAGATCGTGGGTGGTCAAGATGCTTTGGAAGGACAATGGCCTTGGCAAGTCAGCCTGTGGATAACCGAGGATGGCCACATATGCGGGGGCTCCCTCATCCACGAGGTGTGGGTGCTCACGGCTGCCCACTGCTTCCGCAG GTCTCTGAACCCTAGCTTCTACCATGTGAAGGTTGGAGGGCTGACACTTTCCCTTCTGGAACCCCACTCAACTTTAGTGGCCGTGAGGAACATCTTCGTGCATCCCACCTACCTCTGGGCAGATGCGTCTAGCGGAGACATTGCCCTGGTGCAGCTGGATACTCCTCTGCGGCCCTCTCAGTTCACTCCTGTCTGCCTCCCAGCAGCCCAGACTCCTCTCACCCCTGGGACTGTCTGCTGGGTGACAGGCTGGGGAGCCACCCAGGAAAGAG GTGCCCACTCATGA